In Curtobacterium sp. TC1, the following proteins share a genomic window:
- a CDS encoding glycosyltransferase family 39 protein, which produces MTARREWIVLGTTTVAWLGLLLSFALLTPAFGAPDEPAHVDAAFRLALGLGWPHGGEMHYLAAVRQIVEHPVPAVDRPTVDALLAAVPGDSPAIDPMSQNPPTYWLVAAGILRLIRFGAHDWATSVLVLRLFDVALVTALPVLVWATVRRVTRSPRTALVAPLLLFAVPQLAQVAAGVTSWAPMILLGAVLVWLSVRVLTGDRSWWTTAGLAVAVTGLAAISALGLLAVPFVVLVFVLARDQRTASDQHAATDPHDQRPWRRPALHAGVVVVAAAAVSGWWWVRTLLVSGTLLPDALRGVTTVQPYPSGGANPGAFAGRQWDGLTASFFGDFGANQWPLPPMVVDALAIVGLVALGWSYARRGAGRRVMTIALVWPALVVVATLAYNWRNYLGTHQGNGLQGRFLFVAALALVLSQAVAWRALVVRPELRRRLARIAAVGTFAIALYGIGIAYRGAWENVQFRVTPGGLSAMAGGSLAGPLPIALAGALFLVAGVASVALVWRATAVPSTTTDVPGTTTTVPSTTTTPVTGLPLESPPTHEPTVRKETS; this is translated from the coding sequence GTGACCGCCCGCCGCGAGTGGATCGTCCTCGGGACGACCACCGTCGCGTGGCTGGGCCTGCTGCTCAGCTTCGCCCTGCTGACCCCCGCGTTCGGCGCCCCCGACGAGCCCGCCCACGTCGACGCCGCGTTCCGGCTGGCACTCGGCCTCGGATGGCCGCACGGCGGGGAGATGCACTACCTCGCAGCGGTCCGTCAGATCGTGGAGCACCCGGTGCCCGCCGTCGACCGCCCCACGGTCGACGCGCTCCTGGCGGCGGTGCCCGGCGACTCCCCCGCGATCGACCCGATGTCGCAGAACCCGCCGACGTACTGGCTCGTCGCCGCGGGCATCCTGCGCCTGATCCGCTTCGGCGCGCACGACTGGGCCACCTCGGTGCTCGTCCTGCGCCTGTTCGACGTCGCGCTCGTGACCGCGCTGCCCGTCCTCGTGTGGGCGACCGTCCGCCGGGTGACCCGGTCGCCGCGGACCGCCCTGGTCGCGCCGCTGCTGCTCTTCGCGGTGCCGCAGCTCGCACAGGTCGCCGCCGGCGTGACGTCGTGGGCGCCGATGATCCTGCTCGGTGCCGTGCTCGTGTGGCTGAGCGTGCGCGTGCTCACCGGCGACCGGTCGTGGTGGACGACGGCCGGTCTGGCCGTGGCGGTGACCGGGCTGGCGGCGATCAGCGCCCTCGGCCTGCTGGCAGTGCCGTTCGTCGTGCTCGTGTTCGTGCTGGCCCGCGACCAGCGCACCGCGAGCGACCAGCACGCCGCGACTGACCCGCACGACCAGCGCCCGTGGCGCCGCCCCGCCCTGCACGCCGGTGTCGTCGTCGTCGCTGCCGCCGCGGTGTCCGGCTGGTGGTGGGTCCGCACCCTGCTCGTCAGCGGGACCCTGCTGCCCGACGCCCTGCGCGGCGTGACCACGGTGCAGCCGTACCCGTCCGGTGGTGCGAACCCGGGCGCGTTCGCCGGTCGGCAGTGGGACGGCCTGACCGCCTCGTTCTTCGGGGACTTCGGCGCGAACCAGTGGCCGCTGCCGCCCATGGTCGTCGACGCCCTGGCGATCGTCGGTCTCGTCGCCCTCGGCTGGTCGTACGCCCGCCGCGGCGCCGGACGCCGGGTGATGACGATCGCCCTGGTCTGGCCGGCGCTCGTCGTCGTCGCGACCCTGGCCTACAACTGGCGCAACTACCTCGGCACGCACCAGGGCAACGGCCTGCAGGGCCGGTTCCTGTTCGTGGCCGCTCTCGCGCTCGTGCTGTCGCAGGCCGTGGCGTGGCGTGCCCTGGTCGTCCGTCCGGAACTGCGCCGTCGGCTCGCCCGGATCGCCGCCGTCGGCACGTTCGCCATCGCGCTGTACGGCATCGGCATCGCGTACCGCGGCGCGTGGGAGAACGTCCAGTTCCGGGTGACCCCCGGCGGCCTGTCGGCGATGGCCGGTGGCTCGCTCGCCGGGCCGCTCCCGATCGCGCTGGCCGGCGCGCTGTTCCTCGTCGCGGGCGTCGCGAGCGTCGCACTCGTCTGGCGCGCGACTGCCGTGCCGAGCACCACGACCGACGTCCCCGGCACCACGACCACCGTGCCGAGCACCACGACCACCCCCGTCACCGGCCTCCCGCTAGAATCGCCGCCGACCCACGAACCGACCGTCAGGAAAGAGACCTCGTGA
- a CDS encoding GtrA family protein: protein MRRLIAQLARFGVVGAVGFVVDTTVFNVLRITVLDPDEVHSGPFWAKVISTVVAIFVNWMGNRYWTFREQRRAVATREGIEFVVVSLGGMVIALACLGVSHYVMGLTSVLADNVANIVGLVLGTVFRFWLYKVWVYHPERTGSEPVATDVAHEGRALDSTG, encoded by the coding sequence GTGCGGCGCCTCATTGCCCAGCTGGCACGCTTCGGCGTGGTCGGCGCCGTCGGCTTCGTCGTGGACACCACGGTGTTCAACGTGTTGCGCATCACCGTCCTCGACCCGGACGAGGTCCACTCCGGGCCGTTCTGGGCGAAGGTGATCTCCACGGTCGTGGCGATCTTCGTCAACTGGATGGGCAACCGGTACTGGACGTTCCGCGAGCAGCGCCGTGCGGTCGCCACCCGCGAGGGCATCGAGTTCGTCGTCGTCTCGCTCGGCGGCATGGTCATCGCCCTCGCCTGCCTCGGGGTGTCCCACTACGTGATGGGGCTGACCTCGGTCCTCGCCGACAACGTCGCGAACATCGTCGGCCTGGTGCTCGGCACGGTGTTCCGCTTCTGGCTCTACAAGGTGTGGGTGTACCACCCCGAGCGGACCGGTTCCGAGCCCGTCGCCACCGACGTCGCACACGAGGGGCGCGCCCTAGACTCGACCGGGTGA
- a CDS encoding 5-(carboxyamino)imidazole ribonucleotide synthase: protein MALRVGVIGGGQLARMMVPAAVELGIDIRVLAEGPGMSAAIAATAEGDYHDAATVLAFARDVDVITFDHEHVPQDVLRALVDAGVAVRPGPGPLAVAQDKITMRTKLTELGLPVPDWAAVHDPDELRAFLDDHGGRAVVKTPRGGYDGKGVRVVSDPSDVDDWFIAVAEAGGGQALLAEELVPFTRELAQSVARRPSGQVVAWPLVETVQRDGVCAEVIAPAPDSAGRIADVTESIAVRIAEELGVTGVLAVELFQTADERILINELAMRPHNTGHWTIDGATTSQFEQHLRAVLDLPLGGTGCFAPAAVMINVLGGPADGDLAARYPAALEAFPEAKYHFYGKAPRPGRKIGHVTVIGDDVDDVVYRARAAAAHFDD, encoded by the coding sequence ATGGCGTTGCGCGTCGGGGTCATCGGTGGGGGACAGCTGGCACGGATGATGGTGCCGGCGGCCGTCGAGCTGGGGATCGACATCCGGGTCCTCGCCGAGGGGCCGGGCATGTCGGCCGCCATCGCCGCCACGGCCGAGGGCGACTACCACGACGCCGCGACGGTCCTGGCGTTCGCCCGCGACGTCGACGTCATCACGTTCGACCACGAGCACGTGCCGCAGGACGTCCTCCGCGCCCTGGTCGACGCCGGGGTGGCCGTCCGCCCCGGACCCGGCCCGCTCGCCGTCGCACAGGACAAGATCACGATGCGGACGAAGCTCACCGAGCTCGGCCTGCCGGTGCCCGACTGGGCCGCGGTGCACGACCCGGACGAGCTCCGCGCCTTCCTCGACGACCACGGTGGCCGCGCGGTGGTCAAGACGCCCCGCGGTGGCTACGACGGCAAGGGCGTGCGGGTCGTTTCGGACCCCTCGGACGTCGACGACTGGTTCATCGCCGTCGCCGAGGCCGGTGGCGGGCAGGCCCTGCTCGCCGAGGAGCTCGTCCCGTTCACCCGCGAACTCGCGCAGTCCGTCGCCCGCCGTCCGTCCGGCCAGGTGGTCGCGTGGCCGCTGGTCGAGACCGTGCAGCGCGACGGCGTCTGCGCCGAGGTCATCGCGCCCGCGCCCGACAGCGCCGGCCGCATCGCCGACGTGACGGAGTCGATCGCGGTCCGCATCGCCGAGGAGCTCGGGGTCACCGGGGTCCTGGCCGTCGAGCTGTTCCAGACCGCCGACGAGCGCATCCTCATCAACGAACTCGCGATGCGACCGCACAACACCGGGCACTGGACCATCGACGGTGCGACGACGAGTCAGTTCGAGCAGCACCTGCGTGCCGTGCTCGACCTGCCGCTCGGCGGAACCGGGTGCTTCGCCCCGGCTGCCGTGATGATCAACGTGCTCGGCGGGCCGGCGGACGGCGACCTCGCGGCCCGGTACCCGGCCGCGCTCGAGGCGTTCCCCGAGGCGAAGTACCACTTCTACGGCAAGGCCCCCCGCCCCGGTCGGAAGATCGGGCACGTCACCGTGATCGGAGACGACGTCGACGACGTCGTCTACCGCGCACGGGCGGCCGCGGCGCACTTCGACGACTGA
- a CDS encoding glycosyltransferase family 39 protein produces the protein MATDTAPAVSGTVARPRVGRAERVVVIALTIAFAAVLGVWAIVTTTYKAPDEPTHVDAVLHLAIGDAWPEPGAMHYLNATHDTQISNLRQPAADNATWGELLREFPGVHPTSIDQMSQHPPTYYALAAGVLHLVHFEDLRWDHAVMALRLFDALLVLPLPFLAWATVRRLTGSPRAALVGGAAILAVPEVASIGTSVTNDALMLPLAGALVYFVVRLLTGDQRVRTTVWIGLLLGAMLLTKGTALPAVPFVGIAVMAAGCTRATVWRNVLRTLWTLGIAGVVGGWWWLRNILVYHAIQPDGMAYARPSMPFPDDTAASPEVFLRDYWNGVTRTFWGSVGGLTQFQFAQFLVDGLTIVSVAGIVIWAFRRGPSLRPAIVLASYPVILIALHMQSGWGGYVRNTIVAGTQGRYYYPTLIALIALSALAWRRVTVTAAGATRLAVGMSVAATAIALYGVVYALRAFGRDAAFWIDEFSIVKFDQYGMLAAGGNVTLAAVAAVALIATAVLLVRFVRRPEVTA, from the coding sequence ATGGCGACTGACACGGCACCGGCCGTGTCGGGTACCGTCGCCCGCCCGCGGGTCGGCCGTGCCGAGCGCGTCGTCGTCATCGCCCTGACGATCGCGTTCGCCGCCGTCCTGGGGGTCTGGGCGATCGTGACGACCACCTACAAGGCGCCGGACGAGCCGACCCACGTCGACGCCGTCCTGCACCTGGCGATCGGTGACGCTTGGCCGGAACCGGGCGCGATGCACTACCTGAACGCCACGCACGACACCCAGATCAGCAACCTGCGCCAGCCGGCTGCCGACAACGCGACGTGGGGCGAGCTGCTGCGCGAGTTCCCGGGCGTGCACCCCACGAGCATCGACCAGATGTCGCAGCACCCGCCGACGTACTACGCGCTGGCCGCCGGGGTGCTCCACCTGGTGCACTTCGAGGACCTGCGGTGGGACCACGCCGTGATGGCCCTTCGGCTGTTCGACGCCCTGCTCGTGCTGCCCCTGCCGTTCCTGGCGTGGGCCACCGTGCGTCGGTTGACCGGCTCGCCCAGGGCGGCGCTGGTCGGAGGGGCCGCGATCCTCGCGGTCCCCGAGGTCGCGTCGATCGGGACATCGGTCACGAACGACGCCCTCATGCTGCCCCTCGCGGGCGCCCTGGTGTACTTCGTCGTCCGGCTGCTCACCGGCGACCAGCGGGTGCGGACCACGGTGTGGATCGGCCTGCTGCTCGGCGCGATGCTGCTGACGAAGGGCACCGCGCTGCCCGCCGTCCCGTTCGTCGGCATCGCCGTGATGGCGGCGGGCTGTACCCGAGCGACCGTGTGGCGCAACGTGCTCCGGACGCTCTGGACGCTGGGCATCGCCGGCGTCGTCGGTGGGTGGTGGTGGCTGCGGAACATCCTCGTGTACCACGCGATCCAGCCCGACGGCATGGCGTACGCCCGTCCGTCGATGCCGTTCCCGGACGACACGGCCGCCAGCCCGGAGGTCTTCCTGCGCGACTACTGGAACGGTGTGACCCGCACGTTCTGGGGCAGCGTCGGCGGCCTCACGCAGTTCCAGTTCGCCCAGTTCCTGGTCGACGGCCTGACCATCGTCTCGGTCGCCGGCATCGTCATCTGGGCGTTCCGCCGCGGCCCGTCGCTGCGACCCGCGATCGTGCTGGCGTCGTACCCCGTCATCCTGATCGCCCTGCACATGCAGAGCGGGTGGGGCGGCTACGTGCGGAACACCATCGTCGCCGGCACCCAGGGCCGGTACTACTACCCCACCCTCATCGCCCTCATCGCCCTGAGCGCCCTGGCCTGGCGCCGCGTGACCGTCACGGCGGCCGGCGCCACACGGCTGGCCGTCGGCATGTCCGTCGCGGCGACCGCCATCGCCCTGTACGGGGTCGTCTACGCGCTCCGGGCGTTCGGCCGCGACGCCGCGTTCTGGATCGACGAGTTCTCGATCGTCAAGTTCGACCAGTACGGCATGCTCGCCGCCGGCGGGAACGTCACGCTCGCCGCGGTGGCCGCGGTGGCGCTGATCGCCACGGCGGTCCTGCTCGTGCGGTTCGTGCGCCGGCCGGAGGTGACCGCGTGA
- a CDS encoding glycoside hydrolase family 6 protein: protein MRRRPRRAVFCAAAVALTALVGGVLPVSFASSATAATSATTIRSASAASLYGAGPYRSPTSEAAKAATALAASDPAGATAASTIARYPVATWLGEWTQGTQLTRTISTAVAGAEQSGTTPVFVLYAIPDRDCGGYSAGGFSEDSYDAWVDQVTAALAGHRAAVIVEPDSLAMLSNAKCSTTLDDQRYRILSRTVAGLTAAGVPAYLDAGNSNWVPPATMAARLNSAGVQRARGFFTNVANYYPTAQEQAYAQKVSASTGGSHYVIDTSRNGQGWRGTWCNGPGAGLGTSPRVVADGTALDALLWVKTPGASDGTCNGAPAAGKWWSSYAQALVANARLGVPAADLAPQGSLEVVAGTGGGVRVRGWAFDEDDPTQPVRVRATVDGVAAGAVTAGLRRTDVDAAAGVGATHGFEAVVPASAGARRVCVTAVNIGAGSDTTLGCATVRAFRHDPYVALESVTGKRGGISVRGWAFDGDAVTSASTVAITVDGRRVTSLSAGRVRADVDRTWGSGAQHGFAGTVALKAGKRTVCAVARNTGTGKDRKASPCRTVTVTRR from the coding sequence ATGCGCCGCCGTCCGCGCCGTGCTGTCTTCTGCGCCGCCGCCGTCGCACTCACCGCTCTCGTCGGCGGGGTGCTGCCCGTCTCGTTCGCGTCGAGCGCCACCGCAGCGACGTCCGCGACGACCATCCGGTCCGCGTCCGCCGCCTCGCTCTACGGGGCCGGGCCGTACCGGTCGCCGACCAGCGAGGCAGCGAAGGCGGCCACCGCGCTCGCCGCCTCCGATCCCGCCGGTGCCACCGCGGCGTCGACCATCGCCCGCTACCCCGTGGCGACCTGGCTCGGCGAGTGGACGCAGGGGACCCAGCTGACCAGGACGATCAGCACGGCGGTCGCGGGCGCCGAGCAGTCCGGCACCACCCCGGTGTTCGTGCTGTACGCGATCCCGGACCGGGACTGCGGCGGGTACTCCGCCGGCGGCTTCTCCGAAGACTCCTACGACGCGTGGGTCGACCAGGTCACCGCCGCACTCGCCGGACACCGTGCCGCCGTCATCGTCGAGCCGGACTCGCTCGCGATGCTCAGCAACGCGAAGTGCAGCACCACGCTCGACGACCAGCGCTACCGGATCCTGTCCCGCACGGTCGCCGGACTCACCGCCGCCGGGGTCCCCGCCTACCTCGACGCCGGCAACTCGAACTGGGTGCCGCCCGCGACGATGGCCGCACGGCTGAACAGCGCCGGCGTGCAGCGGGCCCGCGGGTTCTTCACGAACGTCGCGAACTACTACCCGACCGCGCAGGAACAGGCCTACGCGCAGAAGGTCTCCGCCTCCACCGGCGGCTCCCACTACGTGATCGACACCTCGCGGAACGGGCAGGGCTGGCGCGGGACCTGGTGCAACGGCCCCGGCGCCGGACTGGGCACCTCGCCGCGGGTCGTCGCCGACGGCACCGCGCTCGACGCCCTGCTGTGGGTGAAGACCCCCGGCGCGAGCGACGGCACCTGCAACGGTGCCCCCGCCGCGGGCAAGTGGTGGTCGTCCTACGCCCAGGCCCTGGTCGCGAACGCCCGGCTCGGGGTCCCGGCAGCCGACCTCGCACCACAGGGCTCGCTCGAGGTCGTCGCCGGCACCGGCGGTGGCGTCCGGGTCCGGGGATGGGCCTTCGACGAGGACGACCCCACGCAGCCCGTCCGGGTCCGCGCCACCGTCGACGGCGTCGCCGCGGGAGCCGTGACCGCCGGACTCCGCCGGACCGACGTGGATGCCGCTGCGGGCGTCGGGGCGACCCACGGCTTCGAGGCCGTGGTGCCCGCGTCCGCCGGCGCTCGCCGGGTCTGCGTGACCGCCGTCAACATCGGCGCCGGGTCGGACACCACGCTCGGGTGCGCCACCGTCCGCGCCTTCCGGCACGACCCCTACGTCGCGCTCGAGTCCGTGACGGGCAAGCGGGGCGGCATCAGCGTGCGCGGCTGGGCCTTCGACGGCGACGCCGTGACGTCCGCCAGCACCGTCGCCATCACGGTCGACGGCAGGCGGGTGACGTCGCTGTCGGCGGGACGCGTGCGCGCCGACGTCGATCGGACGTGGGGTTCCGGCGCGCAGCACGGCTTCGCCGGCACCGTCGCCCTCAAGGCCGGCAAGCGGACCGTCTGTGCGGTCGCGCGGAACACCGGCACCGGGAAGGACCGGAAGGCGAGCCCCTGCCGGACGGTGACGGTCACGCGGCGCTGA
- the purE gene encoding 5-(carboxyamino)imidazole ribonucleotide mutase, which translates to MGSDSDWPTMRAAADILAELGIPFEADVVSAHRTPDKMSRFARGAAERGIRVVIAGAGGAAHLPGMVASMTTLPVIGVPVQLARLDGLDSLLSIVQMPAGIPVATMAINGAANAGLLAARIIGSSEPAVAARLTEYADGLEKLVEEKAARLRDSL; encoded by the coding sequence ATGGGGTCGGACTCCGACTGGCCGACGATGCGTGCTGCGGCCGACATCCTGGCCGAGCTCGGCATCCCGTTCGAGGCGGACGTCGTGTCGGCGCACCGCACGCCCGACAAGATGTCCCGGTTCGCCCGCGGCGCCGCCGAGCGTGGCATCCGCGTCGTGATCGCCGGTGCCGGTGGCGCCGCGCACCTGCCGGGCATGGTGGCGTCGATGACGACGCTGCCCGTGATCGGCGTGCCCGTGCAGCTCGCACGCCTCGACGGCCTCGACTCGCTGCTGTCGATCGTGCAGATGCCGGCCGGCATCCCGGTGGCGACGATGGCGATCAACGGCGCCGCGAACGCCGGCCTGCTCGCCGCGCGGATCATCGGGTCGTCGGAGCCGGCCGTCGCCGCCCGCCTGACCGAGTACGCCGACGGCCTCGAGAAGCTGGTCGAGGAGAAGGCCGCGCGCTTGCGCGACTCCCTCTGA
- the rfbB gene encoding dTDP-glucose 4,6-dehydratase, which translates to MKILVTGGAGFIGSNFVRRTLEDAYPGLEGAEVVVYDALTYSGNEANLAPVADSPRYTFVHGDIRDAAKLDEVVPTVDAIVHFAAESHVDRSVRDSGIFVETNVVGTQRLLDAALRHGTERFVHVSTDEVYGSISEGSWDEERPLEPNSPYSASKAGSDLLARSYHRTHGLNLSITRCSNNYGPYHFPEKVIPLFVTNLIDDVHVPLYGEGNNIRDWLHVDDHTRGIAMVLTRGRAGEIYNIGGGTELTNKELTQLLLDATGKDWSYVDRVADRLGHDLRYSVDISKIRAELGYEPQVPFEQGLADVVQWYRDNRSWWEPLKQRAALS; encoded by the coding sequence GTGAAGATCCTCGTCACCGGAGGGGCCGGCTTCATCGGCTCGAACTTCGTCCGCCGCACCCTGGAGGACGCGTACCCCGGCCTCGAGGGAGCCGAGGTCGTCGTCTACGACGCGCTGACCTACTCCGGCAACGAAGCGAACCTCGCCCCGGTCGCCGACTCCCCCCGCTACACCTTCGTGCACGGCGACATCCGCGACGCCGCGAAGCTCGACGAGGTCGTCCCGACGGTCGACGCGATCGTGCACTTCGCCGCCGAGTCCCACGTCGACCGGTCGGTCCGCGACTCCGGCATCTTCGTCGAGACGAACGTCGTCGGCACCCAGCGCCTGCTCGACGCCGCGCTCCGCCACGGCACCGAGCGCTTCGTGCACGTCTCCACCGACGAGGTCTACGGCTCCATCAGCGAGGGCTCGTGGGACGAGGAGCGCCCGCTCGAGCCGAACTCGCCGTACTCGGCGTCGAAGGCCGGCAGCGACCTGCTCGCCCGCAGCTACCACCGCACCCACGGGCTGAACCTCTCGATCACGCGCTGCTCGAACAACTACGGGCCGTACCACTTCCCCGAGAAGGTCATCCCGCTGTTCGTCACGAACCTGATCGACGACGTGCACGTCCCGCTGTACGGCGAGGGCAACAACATCCGCGACTGGCTGCACGTCGACGACCACACCCGCGGCATCGCGATGGTCCTGACCCGCGGCCGCGCCGGCGAGATCTACAACATCGGCGGCGGCACCGAGCTCACCAACAAGGAGCTCACGCAGCTGCTCCTCGACGCCACCGGCAAGGACTGGTCGTACGTCGACCGGGTCGCCGACCGGCTCGGCCACGACCTGCGCTACTCGGTCGACATCTCGAAGATCCGGGCCGAGCTCGGCTACGAGCCGCAGGTCCCGTTCGAGCAGGGCCTGGCCGACGTCGTGCAGTGGTACCGCGACAACCGTTCGTGGTGGGAGCCGCTCAAGCAGCGCGCGGCCCTGAGCTGA
- a CDS encoding glycosyltransferase family 4 protein: protein MTTLHVLVDQVVAPVPGGIGRYAEELTRHLVANAPSGCDVAGVVSAVSSDEMAHLRTLLPGLSDLQRLPLPRRELSLAWQGGFVGGIAKGMVHAPSVLAPLVKHDRFQDPGRQTVVTVHDTVPWTNPETLTPRGVHFHKAMVKRAWKHADAVVVPTHAVASALNEIHRFDDRLRVIGGAPSGRLRLPVDADLRAERLGLPDRYVLAVGTLEPRKALGSLIEALAHPDAPTDIPLVISGPDGWGDVDVYGTAERAGLARDRVKVLGRIDDADLAVVYDRATVFVFPSFAEGFGLPVIEAMSFGTPVIHSDDPAVAEVASDAGVTVARNPRESYPERIAQAVYQVVNDPLLAGQLAVAGPDRARMYDWSDSAAETWQLHADL, encoded by the coding sequence ATGACCACCCTCCACGTCCTCGTCGACCAGGTCGTCGCGCCCGTCCCGGGTGGCATCGGGCGGTACGCCGAAGAGCTCACCCGTCACCTCGTCGCGAACGCGCCGAGCGGGTGCGACGTTGCCGGGGTCGTGTCGGCGGTCAGCTCCGACGAGATGGCCCACCTGCGCACGTTGCTGCCCGGCCTGTCCGATCTGCAGCGCCTCCCGTTGCCCCGTCGCGAGCTGTCGCTGGCGTGGCAGGGCGGGTTCGTCGGTGGCATCGCGAAGGGCATGGTGCACGCACCGAGCGTCCTCGCGCCCCTGGTCAAGCACGACCGGTTCCAGGACCCGGGTCGGCAGACCGTCGTCACGGTGCACGACACGGTGCCGTGGACGAACCCCGAGACCCTGACGCCCCGCGGTGTCCACTTCCACAAGGCGATGGTGAAGCGGGCATGGAAGCACGCCGACGCCGTCGTGGTGCCCACCCACGCGGTGGCGAGTGCCCTGAACGAGATCCACCGCTTCGACGACCGGCTGCGCGTCATCGGCGGCGCCCCCAGCGGTCGGCTGCGGCTGCCCGTCGACGCCGACCTGCGCGCCGAACGCCTCGGCCTGCCGGACCGCTACGTGCTGGCCGTCGGCACGCTCGAACCGCGCAAGGCGCTCGGGTCCCTCATCGAAGCACTCGCGCACCCCGACGCACCGACGGACATCCCGCTCGTGATCTCCGGCCCGGACGGTTGGGGCGACGTCGACGTGTACGGCACGGCCGAGCGCGCCGGGCTCGCCCGCGACCGCGTGAAGGTGCTCGGCCGGATCGACGACGCCGACCTCGCCGTGGTCTACGACCGGGCCACGGTGTTCGTGTTCCCGAGCTTCGCCGAGGGCTTCGGCCTGCCCGTGATCGAGGCGATGAGCTTCGGCACCCCGGTCATCCACTCCGACGACCCTGCGGTGGCCGAGGTCGCGTCGGACGCCGGAGTCACCGTCGCCCGGAACCCGCGAGAGTCCTACCCGGAGCGGATCGCACAGGCGGTATACCAGGTGGTCAACGACCCGTTGCTCGCCGGTCAGCTCGCCGTCGCCGGACCGGACCGCGCCCGCATGTACGACTGGAGCGACTCCGCCGCCGAGACCTGGCAGCTGCACGCCGACCTCTGA
- a CDS encoding glycoside hydrolase family 16 protein: MQKRATKRAALTVVLLSAALVAGPLGTGTAASASSAPIGNVGNFKQTFRENFSTAAAAKGTFAKTYAKSWQPYPDGTGGMYYSGAQISSHNGYMDVKLDGKHGAAGTFGTPSGAWGHKGGKFIVRAKATGGDGNGAAFMLWPSSDKWSDGEIDYPEANFDQQPMLHHHSMTPGQEVNATSLSTGVSWRAWHTYSIEWIPGKSVRYRLDGKVIKTITKHVPKTAHRYMFQVGNWGATGHLYIDWVSTYTYKK, translated from the coding sequence ATGCAGAAACGCGCAACCAAGCGGGCCGCACTCACCGTCGTGCTCCTCAGTGCCGCACTCGTCGCAGGACCGCTCGGAACCGGAACCGCAGCGTCCGCCAGTTCGGCACCGATCGGGAACGTCGGGAACTTCAAGCAGACCTTCCGCGAGAACTTCAGCACCGCCGCGGCCGCCAAGGGCACGTTCGCCAAGACCTACGCGAAGTCGTGGCAGCCCTACCCGGACGGCACCGGCGGCATGTACTACTCGGGCGCCCAGATCAGCTCGCACAACGGGTACATGGACGTCAAGCTCGACGGCAAGCACGGCGCCGCTGGCACGTTCGGTACCCCGTCGGGCGCGTGGGGGCACAAGGGCGGCAAGTTCATCGTCCGTGCCAAGGCGACCGGCGGTGACGGGAACGGCGCCGCGTTCATGCTGTGGCCGTCGTCCGACAAGTGGTCGGACGGTGAGATCGACTACCCCGAGGCGAACTTCGACCAGCAGCCGATGCTGCACCACCACTCGATGACCCCCGGCCAGGAGGTCAACGCGACGAGCCTGAGCACCGGCGTCTCGTGGCGTGCATGGCACACGTACTCGATCGAGTGGATCCCCGGGAAGTCCGTGCGCTACCGCCTCGACGGCAAGGTGATCAAGACGATCACGAAGCACGTGCCGAAGACCGCGCACCGGTACATGTTCCAGGTGGGCAACTGGGGCGCCACCGGCCACCTGTACATCGACTGGGTCAGCACCTACACGTACAAGAAGTGA
- the rfbD gene encoding dTDP-4-dehydrorhamnose reductase produces the protein MTKYLITGAAGMLGRDLQAALAGRDVTALSRAELDITDPAAVDAAVAGHDVVVNSAAYTKVDEAEEHEDDAHAVNAMGPKLLAEAAVRHGAKLVTVSTDYVFDGNGTAPYAEDAPTDPINAYGRTKAAGEAFVREIAPDTSYVVRTAWIYGAHGPNFAATMLRLAGSHDTVSVVTDQVGQPTWTGDLAARIVELVDGDAPAGVYHGTNAGQGSWFDFTRAIYTELGLDPERVLPTDSAAFVRPAPRPAYSVLGHDGWSRAGLAPMRDWREALRAAVAAGALTK, from the coding sequence GTGACCAAGTACCTCATCACCGGCGCCGCCGGCATGCTCGGTCGTGACCTGCAGGCCGCGCTCGCGGGCCGCGACGTGACGGCGCTGTCCCGTGCCGAGCTCGACATCACCGACCCGGCCGCGGTGGACGCCGCCGTCGCCGGGCACGACGTCGTGGTCAACTCGGCCGCGTACACGAAGGTCGACGAGGCAGAGGAGCACGAGGACGACGCCCACGCCGTCAACGCGATGGGCCCGAAGCTCCTGGCCGAGGCCGCGGTCCGCCACGGCGCGAAACTCGTCACGGTGTCGACGGACTACGTCTTCGACGGCAACGGCACCGCCCCGTACGCCGAGGACGCCCCGACGGACCCGATCAACGCCTACGGCCGCACCAAGGCCGCGGGCGAGGCGTTCGTGCGCGAGATCGCCCCGGACACGTCGTACGTCGTCCGCACCGCCTGGATCTACGGCGCGCACGGACCGAACTTCGCCGCGACGATGCTCCGGCTGGCCGGCTCGCACGACACCGTGAGCGTCGTCACCGACCAGGTCGGTCAGCCGACGTGGACCGGCGACCTCGCCGCGCGGATCGTCGAGCTCGTCGACGGCGACGCCCCCGCGGGCGTCTACCACGGCACGAACGCCGGGCAGGGGTCGTGGTTCGACTTCACGCGTGCCATCTACACCGAGCTCGGGCTCGACCCCGAGCGCGTCCTGCCGACGGACAGCGCCGCGTTCGTCCGGCCGGCGCCGCGCCCGGCGTACAGCGTGCTCGGCCACGACGGCTGGTCGCGCGCCGGCCTGGCGCCGATGCGCGACTGGCGCGAGGCGCTGCGCGCCGCGGTGGCCGCAGGAGCGTTGACGAAGTAG